One part of the Melitaea cinxia chromosome 8, ilMelCinx1.1, whole genome shotgun sequence genome encodes these proteins:
- the LOC123655800 gene encoding mitochondrial import receptor subunit TOM70, which translates to MASTGSTPFPKWQLAILLGAPLAIGLGYLYLRNRLEDPEKKKIAELKAKTTISLDNEDNAKAAESAIDRAMKLKGAGNRAFHAGEYDKAIALYNEAIEACPPDRPVDLATFYQNRSACYEKREMWEQVKEDCTFALKLNEKYVKAFLRRSRAAEKSGDLVLALEDVTSACILERFQVQSSLVNADRILKALGRQHAREALAKRRPVMPSKHFIKTYFSAFSEDPIKAAKVDNDSTSGFAKAKRALEAQDYESVVDACTEELESDGQFKYEALLLRATFYLLLGRHEDAQIDLAKVIDSDIPVKVKVNALIKRASLYTQLENTERCLEDFAYASKLDPNNSDIYHHRGQVYLLLERMDEATEEFAKAVELNPDFSIAYVQKCYADYRHAQLHKNVGALTQVRADFEKALERFPRCAEVYILYAQVLSDQQEWGRAEALFESALAVDPNNATLYVHKGLVQLQKSTDFDKAVKLINKAIEIDDKCDFAYETLGTIEVQRGNLRRSLELFEKAIALAKTEQEMTHLFSLKDAAAAQLKVSERWGLDWTVS; encoded by the exons ATGGCGTCGACGGGTAGTACTCCTTTCCCAAAGTGGCAATTGGCCATCCTACTCGGGGCTCCTTTAGCTATCGGTTTAGGTTATCTTTATCTTAGAAATAGATTAGAGGATCCAGAAAAGAAGAAAATTGCTGAATTGAAAGCAAAGACGACCATTTCATTAGACAATGAAGACAATGCTAAGGCGGCAGAAAGTGCTATTGACCGTGCCATGAAACTGAAGGGAGCCGGAAACCGAGCATTTCATGCAGGTGAATACGATAAAGCCATTGCTCTATACAATGAAGCAATTGAAGCTTGTCCACCTGATCGTCCCGTCGACTTGGCTACTTTCTATCAAAATCGTTCTGCTTGTTATGAAAAACGAGAAATGTGGGAACAGGTAAAAGAAGACTGTACTTTTGCGCTTAAACTGAATGAAAAATATGTTAAGGCATTCCTTCGGCGGTCTCGAGCGGCTGAGAAAAGTGGTGATCTTGTACTTGCTTTAGAAGATGTTACTTCTGCTTGTATATTAGAAAGATTTCAAGTGCAGAGTTCTTTAGTCAACGCCGATCGTATCCTTAAAGCTCTGGGCAGGCAACATGCTCGGGAAGCACTTGCTAAAAGACGCCCAGTAATGCCATCCAAGCACTTtatcaaaacatatttttctgCGTTTTCTGAAGACCCCATAAAGGCAGCTAAAGTGGATAATGATTCGACAAGTGGTTTTGCTAAAGCAAAACGTGCTCTAGAAGCTCAGGATTATGAATCAGTGGTAGATGCTTGTACTGAAGAGTTAGAATCAGATGGACAATTTAAGTATGAAGCTTTACTCTTACGagcaacattttatcttttgCTCGGCAGACATGAAGATGCACAGATTGATCTTGCTAAAGTTATAGACAGTGACATTCCAGTCAAGGTTAAGGTAAATGCTCTCATTAAGCGTGCATCACTGTATACTCAATTAGAAAACACTGAACGTTGCTTAGAAGACTTTGCATATGCATCAAAATTAGATCCGAACAACTCCGACATATATCATCACCGTGGTCAAGTTTATTTACTCTTAGAGAGAATGGATGAAGCAACTGAAGAGTTTGCTAAAGCCGTTGAACTGAATCCTGACTTTTCTATTGCGTATGTCCAGAAGTGTTACGCTGATTACAGACATGCTCAGTTGCATAAAAATGTAGGAGCTTTGACTCAAGTGCGAGCTGACTTTGAAAAAGCTTTAGAAAGATTTCCAAGATGTGCAGAAGTCTATATTTTATATGCTCAAGTGTTGTCAGATCAACAGGAATGGGGTCGAGCTGAAGCTCTATTTGAGTCTGCCCTAGCTGTTGATCCCAATAATGCTACACTGTATGTTCATAAGGGTCTAGTGCAATTACAAAAAAGCACAGACTTTGATAAGGCTgtcaaattaattaacaaagcAATAGAAATTGATGACAAATGTGATTTTGCATATGAAACCCTGGGAACAATAGAAGTTCAAAG AGGTAACTTAAGGCGGTCATTGGAGCTTTTCGAGAAAGCAATTGCATTAGCGAAGACTGAACAAGAAATGACACACTTGTTCTCGTTAAAAGATGCTGCTGCTGCGCAATTGAAGGTTTCAGAGCGTTGGGGACTTGATTGGACTGTCAGTTAg
- the LOC123656096 gene encoding uncharacterized protein LOC123656096: MISRTLINFLRLNRSKASSRLPIAPSPSLFQQERRFKSDLYEPDYLISMQPDEPTYDCLNLQIKGYDFVLLESCQKEIHRYAEIMGIQVEECWATPAERTKVQRFKPGSTAVESEYQLNIYERNVQVVDVPAWALGTLLRVSRALLPEGCTLNVHEHTPEHEEIRYVPDNELLELKQQLDDMGGSRPEKKKKK; encoded by the exons ATGATTTCaagaacattaattaatttt cttAGATTAAATCGTAGCAAAGCGTCCAGTCGATTACCTATTGCTCCTTCGCCTTCTTTATTTCAACAAGAACGACGATTTAAAAGCGATTTGTATGAACCAGACTatttaatt aGTATGCAGCCCGATGAGCCAACTTATGACTGTTTAAATTTGCAAATAAAAGGTTATGATTTTGTGTTACTTGAATCCTGCCAGAAAGAAATACATAGATACGCTGAAATAATGGGTATCCAAGTGGAGGAATG TTGGGCAACTCCAGCAGAGCGAACAAAAGTACAAAGGTTTAAACCAGGAAGCACAGCTGTTGAATCAGAATACCagctaaatatttatgaaagaaATGTTCAG gtgGTGGACGTTCCTGCGTGGGCACTTGGTACTCTACTTCGAGTATCCCGCGCCTTACTCCCTGAGGGTTGCACGCTCAATGTACACGAGCACACCCCTGAACACGAGGAAATTCGATACGTTCCAGATAATGAACTACTTGAACTGAAACAACAGCTTGATGATATGGGCGGCAGTCGCCCtgagaaaaagaagaaaaagtaa
- the LOC123656005 gene encoding uncharacterized protein LOC123656005 gives METRSMKKRKGPLPGGNRRGTPGAGAGCFSMRTASGEELNRRAPTGSTENTTADADRLTDRTTSTEPYSPSTISYTPSIPSSPLSNRDSPTPTLDVAREASAFLPTSTKAGKPRVRMKWSKEVNLFIMRTYYYITRLETDLTTYRKQLHELFLRKYPELNVTEQRIADQRRAIVKNNLLNQETLNIIKEEIKSQLETENENQIYINSNVSTNNDIQCSSTHPKPNTRHTSPSNIFTYNTQSTCTFSNNTQTSHMSTQTEFVTIMMDNDIDTVLDHNLGTNTQIEEICDKFRTALTQYSGMDPRVRPKLPKLRYSSHLFQLVNMFNQDILFQFISDDTKLTDIHTIVYCVALVISEELNYKVTENIRSTRPKDCNKPPWQIRLEKDIEKLRADCGRVTQYINNNRSRKIIKHVKRIFETRNTHTKHENRNTKPEEFLDTLKQKLALKVHRLKRYKKAQQRKNDNTMFSTNEKTFYRNLHKPKIDTDTVNSPIMPTQIQLETFWSGIWEQQVHHNDKADWITEEENKWNSIEEMEFTEITETEINNITARLHSWKSPGIDKIHNFWFKKLFSLHKIIAKNFTDIIIGKQKIPDFIATGITYMLPKSQISSQPSQYRPITCLPTIYKILTSAITTKINKHVEQYNIIAEEQKGCRRGHMGCKEQLIIDSTIHKHATSKNRNLHCTYIDYKKAFDSIPHSWLIKILQIYKINPKIINFLRDIMSRWKTTLYLTANRTNITTREIIIRKGIYQGDSLSPLWFCLALNPLSYLLRGCRAGYCLKYDKQDTIVSHLIYMDDIKLYGKTEMEMQKLIDTTAQFSKDINMEFGLDKCRTLHIKRGKIRPGHYVVNDKDIITAMEPTDLYKYLGYKQLKGLNHTEIKNTLTIEFKKRVNALCKTKLTGKHLIKSINTYAIPILTYSFGIIKWTKTDIEQIERTIRTTLTKHNNLHPKSAIERLTIKREYGGRGLIDLNHLCQKQVGNLKAFFLLKSQTSEIHKAVVQNDFNYTPLNLHEDISSLNTESNDLQTQKIDSWKRKVLHGRHPHDLEQSHINTAASNKWLKIGNLFPETEGFIIAIQDQIVNTKNYRKFIIKDSSIPNDKCRKCHVQPETIQHITGACTTLTQTDYTHRHNQVVNIIHQKLALKHKLIQNTNTPYYKYKPQTVLENDTHKLYFDRAILTDRTIHYNRPDITLQDKLNKITYLIDIAVPNTHNLQKTISEKINKYTELKEEVARIWNQNKVYIIPIALSTTGVIPNHLLHSLKLLELNETLYITLQKAAILNTCRIVRKFLQIDEHEIPHNT, from the coding sequence ATGGAGACACGATCAATGAAGAAACGTAAAGGGCCGCTTCCCGGGGGCAATCGCCGGGGCACACCTGGAGCTGGCGCTGGGTGTTTCAGCATGCGAACCGCCAGCGGTGAGGAGCTGAACAGGCGGGCTCCCACCGGGTCAACCGAAAATACTACAGCCGATGCTGACAGACTGACTGACAGGACAACTTCAACAGAACCCTATAGTCCAAGTACCATCTCATATACACCATCAATTCCCTCCTCACCCCTTTCAAACAGAGATTCACCCACACCGACCTTGGATGTTGCGCGGGAGGCAAGTGCCTTTTTACCCACGTCCACCAAAGCCGGTAAACCGAGAGTGCGCATGAAATGGAGTAAAGAAGTAAACCTATTTATCATGCGCACCTACTACTACATCACTAGATTAGAGACCGACCTAACCACCTACAGAAAACAATTGCACGaactttttttacgaaaatatccGGAATTAAACGTCACAGAACAGAGAATCGCAGATCAAAGAAGAGCAATAGTAAAAAACAACCTTTTAAATCaggaaactttaaatataattaaagaagaaataaagtCACAACTAGAAAcagaaaatgaaaatcaaatctatattaatagtaatgtaTCAACAAACAATGATATTCAATGTTCCTCTACTCACCCAAAACCCAACACAAGGCACACTTCGCCATCAAACATATTCACATATAATACTCAGTCAACATGCACATTTTCTAATAACACTCAGACATCACACATGTCAACACAGACtgaatttgttactataatgaTGGATAACGATATTGATACGGTATTAGACCATAACCTAGGAACGAACACTCAAATAGAAGAAATCTGTGACAAATTCAGGACAGCACTAACACAATATTCAGGAATGGACCCACGAGTCCGACCAAAATTACCTAAACTTAGATACAGTTCTCACCTATTTCAGCTAGTCAATATGTTTAATCAAGATATTCTGTTCCAATTTATTTCCGACGACACAAAACTAACCGACATACATACAATAGTGTATTGCGTAGCCTTAGTTATCTCCGAAGAACTTAACTATAAGGTCACAGAAAATATTAGAAGCACAAGGCCCAAAGACTGTAATAAACCACCATGGCAAATAAGATTAGAAAAGGACATAGAAAAACTCAGAGCAGACTGTGGGCGAGTCACACagtacataaataacaatagatCCCGTAAAATCATTAAGCATGTCAAAAGAATATTTGAAACAAGAAACACACACACTAAACACgaaaatagaaatacaaaacCGGAAGAGTTCTTAGACACTCTAAAACAAAAGTTAGCACTAAAAGTTCATAGacttaaaagatacaaaaaggCACAGCAAAGGAAAAACGATAACACAATGTTTAGcacaaatgaaaaaactttCTACAGAAACTTACACAAACCAAAAATAGACACAGATACAGTAAACAGTCCTATTATGCCCACACAAATACAACTGGAAACTTTTTGGTCAGGCATCTGGGAACAACAAGTACATCACAATGATAAAGCCGATTGGATAAccgaagaagaaaataaatggAATTCAATTGAAGAAATGGAATTCACAGAAATAACTGagacagaaataaataacattacagCTAGATTACATAGCTGGAAATCACCAGGAATAgataaaattcataacttttggttcaaaaaattattttctttacataagATCATTGCTAAAAATTTTACAGATATCATTATTGGTAAACAAAAAATTCCAGATTTCATTGCCACTGGAATAACCTATATGCTGCCTAAATCACAGATTTCTTCACAACCTTCACAATACCGACCTATTACATGCCTACCAACTATATACAAAATCTTAACATCagcaataacaacaaaaatcaataaacatgttgaacaatataatataatagcggAAGAACAAAAAGGATGCAGGCGAGGCCACATGGGATGTAAggaacagctaataattgattCTACTATTCACAAACatgcgacttcaaaaaatagaAACCTACATTGcacatatatagattataaaaaagctTTTGACAGTATCCCACATTCTtggctaattaaaatattacaaatatacaaaataaacccgaaaataataaactttttacgtGATATTATGTCCAGATGGAAAACCACACTTTACCTGACCGCGAATCGAACTAACATCACAACTAGAGAAATAATCATTAGAAAGGGGATCTATCAAGGCGATTCCTTGAGTCCTCTGTGGTTTTGCCTAGCCTTAAACCCCCTGTCATATTTGCTGCGTGGTTGTCGGGCCGGATATTGCCTCAAATACGATAAACAAGATACAATAGTCTCTCATCTCATATATATGGATGATATTAAGCTATATGGAAAAACAGAAATGGAAatgcaaaaattaatagatactaCAGCACAATTTAGCAAAGATATTAATATGGAATTTGGTTTGGATAAATGTAGAACACTTCACATTAAACGAGGCAAGATACGGCCAGGCCATTATGTAGTTAATGATAAAGATATAATTACAGCCATGGAACCCaccgatttgtataaatacttagGATATAAACAACTTAAAGGATTAAATCACACAGAAATCAAAAACACTTTaacaatagaatttaaaaaacgagTTAATGCTCtttgtaaaactaaactaaCAGGCAAACATCTCATTAAGTCTATAAATACATACGCTATCCCAATTCTTACATACTCATTTGGTATAATAAAATGGACAAAAACAGACATAGAACAAATAGAGCGCACGATACGCACCACACTCACTAAACACAATAATCTACATCCAAAATCTGCAATAGAAAGACTTACTATCAAAAGAGAATATGGAGGAAGGGGCCTTATTGATTTGAATCATCTCTGTCAAAAACAAGTCGGcaatttaaaagctttttttctcttaaaatcACAGACTAGCGAAATACATAAAGCCGTAGTTCAAAATGATTTTAACTATACTCCACTAAACTTACACGAAGACATAAGCTCTCTAAATACCGAAAGTAACGATcttcaaacacaaaaaatagATAGCTGGAAACGAAAAGTATTACACGGCCGCCATCCTCACGATCTAGAACAATCCCACATAAACACCGCAGCCTCAAACAAATGGCTTAAAATAGGAAACCTATTTCCAGAGACCGAAGGATTTATAATAGCGATACAGGATCAAATAGTCAACACTAAAAACTACAGAAAATTCATAATCAAAGACTCCTCAATACCAAACGATAAATGCCGCAAATGCCACGTTCAACCAGAGACCATCCAACACATTACCGGGGCATGTACAACACTTACACAAACAGATTACACACatagacataaccaagtagtcAACATAATTCACCAaaagttagcactaaaacaCAAACTCATACAGAACACAAACACaccttattacaaatataagccACAAACAGTCTTAGAAAACGACACACATAAGCTCTATTTTGATCGCGCAATACTTACAGACAGAACCATTCACTACAATAGACCGGATATAACGCtccaagataaattaaataaaataacctatcTGATAGATATTGCTGTTCCCAACACTCATAACCtacaaaaaacaatttctgaaaaaatcaacaaatataCTGAACTAAAGGAGGAAGTAGCTAGAATTTGgaaccaaaataaagtatacataatCCCAATAGCTCTTTCCACGACAGGTGTTATCCCAAACCATCTGTTACATAGTCTTAAACTACTAGAATTAAACGAAACTCTTTATATCACCTTACAAAAAGCCGCCATTTTAAATACATGCCGAATCGTAAGAAAGTTCTTGCAAATTGACGAACACGAAATCCCACAcaacacataa